In Myxococcus stipitatus, the following are encoded in one genomic region:
- the mpl gene encoding UDP-N-acetylmuramate:L-alanyl-gamma-D-glutamyl-meso-diaminopimelate ligase has product MADDNGNVLDTLEPGSVRRVHLVGVAGTGMGSFAGMLKAAGYEVTGSDENVYPPMSDMLKAWGIPASSPYRPENLDAAKPDLVIIGNVIRRVNPEATAVRERGLKQMSFPAALGSLFLERAHSVVVAGTHGKTTTSSMMAHVLVEAGRDPSFLVGGVTQNYAGNYRVGKGPHFVVEGDEYDTAYWDKGSKFLHYRPRTAILTSVEFDHADIFKDLPHYEATFQKFVRLIPQDGQLIVCAAYPNAVKLAREGCQGRVITYIAKEGADADYVPREVSFGAEGARFQVVERGTVLGTVVLPMGGLHNVENALSVIAAARGLGLSFDEIAKGLSTFRGVKRRQEPRGEPGGILVVDDFAHHPTAVRETISAIHHRYPERRLWAIFEPRSNTSRRNIHQEDYAHAFTGAARASLKVPERHDKVPVGEELDVPRLVKDLQAQGIAAEGSTDVQSLVDLVARESRAGDILLVMSNGAFGGFIEKLLVALRARAGETA; this is encoded by the coding sequence ATGGCTGACGACAACGGCAACGTCCTCGACACCCTCGAACCCGGCAGCGTGCGCCGCGTCCACCTGGTGGGCGTGGCAGGCACCGGCATGGGCTCCTTCGCCGGCATGCTCAAGGCCGCCGGCTACGAAGTCACCGGCAGCGACGAGAATGTCTACCCACCCATGAGCGACATGCTCAAGGCGTGGGGCATCCCCGCGTCCTCGCCCTACCGGCCCGAGAACCTCGACGCCGCGAAGCCCGACCTCGTCATCATCGGCAACGTCATCCGCCGCGTGAATCCCGAGGCCACCGCCGTCCGCGAGCGCGGCCTCAAGCAGATGAGCTTCCCCGCCGCCCTGGGCTCGCTCTTCCTCGAGCGCGCCCACTCCGTCGTCGTCGCCGGAACCCACGGCAAGACGACCACGTCCTCGATGATGGCCCACGTCCTCGTCGAGGCCGGCAGAGACCCGTCCTTCCTCGTCGGCGGCGTCACCCAGAACTACGCGGGCAACTACCGCGTCGGCAAAGGCCCGCACTTCGTCGTCGAGGGCGACGAGTACGACACGGCCTACTGGGACAAGGGCTCCAAGTTCCTCCACTACCGCCCGCGCACCGCCATCCTCACCAGCGTGGAGTTCGACCACGCGGACATCTTCAAGGACCTGCCCCACTACGAGGCCACGTTCCAGAAGTTCGTCCGGCTCATCCCCCAGGACGGGCAGCTCATCGTCTGTGCCGCGTACCCCAACGCCGTGAAGCTCGCGCGCGAGGGCTGCCAGGGCCGCGTCATCACATACATCGCGAAGGAAGGCGCGGACGCGGACTACGTCCCCCGCGAGGTGTCCTTCGGCGCCGAGGGCGCACGCTTCCAGGTGGTGGAGCGAGGCACGGTGCTCGGCACCGTGGTGCTGCCCATGGGCGGCCTGCACAACGTGGAGAACGCGCTGTCCGTCATCGCCGCCGCGCGCGGGTTGGGCCTGTCCTTCGACGAAATCGCCAAGGGCCTGTCCACGTTCCGCGGCGTGAAGCGCCGGCAGGAGCCTCGCGGCGAGCCCGGGGGAATCCTCGTGGTGGATGACTTCGCGCACCACCCCACCGCCGTGCGGGAGACCATCTCCGCCATCCACCACCGCTACCCCGAGCGCCGCCTGTGGGCCATCTTCGAGCCCCGCTCCAACACCAGCCGCCGCAACATCCACCAGGAGGACTACGCCCACGCCTTCACCGGCGCGGCCCGCGCGAGCCTCAAGGTGCCAGAGCGGCATGACAAGGTGCCTGTCGGCGAGGAGCTCGACGTGCCCCGGCTGGTCAAGGACCTCCAGGCCCAGGGCATCGCCGCCGAGGGCTCCACCGACGTCCAGTCGCTCGTGGACCTCGTTGCCCGCGAGTCACGCGCGGGGGACATCCTGCTCGTCATGAGCAACGGCGCCTTTGGCGGCTTCATCGAGAAGCTGCTCGTGGCGCTGCGGGCTCGCGCGGGGGAGACTGCCTGA
- a CDS encoding DNA (cytosine-5-)-methyltransferase, producing the protein MKSDTKRRSLVRSDLGQASGQLALKPNARAEVLSAQRLTVAGLFAGVGGIELGLHRAGHRTSLLCENEPGAKAVLESHFPNVALHGDVCTLKTLPSDINLVAAGFPCQDLSQAGKTAGIDGDKSGLIGHVFRLIAGKPIRWLLLENVPFMLQLARGRALEVIVGTLEQLKYKWAYRVVDSRAFGVPQRRERVYLLASQTEDPRSVLFADEAGEPDSLKWTRRRSFGFYWTEGTRGLGAAVEAVPTLKGGSTIGIPSPPAIILPGGRIVTPSINDAERMQGFPSDWTAPASNVARSSHRWKLIGNAVTVDVAEWIGSRLAAPGDYNGSQDSLLRIGTSPWPRAAYNVGEGRFIASLSSYPLHVERCPLHHFLEQPRALLSERATRGFYSRAKQSTLNFPPGFLDSVRAHLDRMERNAYAKDVPKEGQNESTQAVP; encoded by the coding sequence ATGAAGAGCGATACTAAGCGACGATCTCTTGTTCGGAGCGACCTAGGACAGGCATCGGGGCAGCTTGCTCTCAAACCAAATGCACGGGCAGAGGTTTTGAGTGCACAGAGGCTCACCGTTGCGGGGCTGTTCGCAGGGGTTGGTGGTATCGAACTCGGCTTACACCGGGCTGGACACCGCACCTCACTACTTTGCGAGAATGAGCCAGGAGCAAAGGCAGTTCTTGAATCACATTTCCCAAATGTAGCTCTGCACGGAGACGTTTGTACCCTCAAGACTCTGCCCAGCGACATCAATCTCGTGGCTGCTGGTTTCCCCTGTCAGGACCTCAGCCAAGCAGGAAAGACGGCAGGTATTGATGGAGATAAATCAGGCTTAATTGGGCATGTGTTCCGCCTCATTGCAGGAAAGCCTATCAGGTGGCTTCTCTTGGAGAATGTCCCGTTCATGCTCCAACTAGCGAGGGGGCGGGCACTAGAGGTCATTGTAGGAACGCTTGAGCAACTGAAGTACAAGTGGGCATACCGCGTAGTAGACTCTCGTGCTTTTGGTGTCCCACAGAGGCGCGAGCGAGTGTATCTCCTAGCGTCTCAGACCGAAGATCCCCGAAGCGTCTTGTTTGCAGATGAAGCTGGAGAACCAGATAGCCTAAAATGGACGCGCCGCCGCTCATTTGGCTTCTATTGGACAGAGGGGACACGTGGGTTAGGGGCCGCAGTGGAGGCAGTACCCACACTCAAAGGCGGGTCAACAATCGGCATCCCCTCCCCCCCGGCCATCATTCTACCTGGAGGCAGAATCGTCACCCCAAGCATCAACGACGCTGAACGCATGCAGGGGTTTCCCTCTGACTGGACTGCGCCTGCTTCGAATGTTGCTCGTTCATCTCATCGCTGGAAGCTCATCGGGAACGCCGTTACAGTGGACGTGGCCGAGTGGATTGGCAGCCGACTCGCTGCTCCAGGCGACTACAATGGCAGTCAAGATTCCCTTCTTCGAATTGGTACCAGTCCGTGGCCACGAGCGGCGTACAACGTGGGGGAAGGGAGATTCATTGCTTCGCTTTCGTCCTATCCCCTTCACGTGGAGAGATGTCCACTTCATCACTTCCTGGAGCAACCCCGCGCACTACTCTCGGAAAGAGCCACTCGCGGCTTCTACTCGCGAGCGAAACAAAGCACGTTGAACTTCCCGCCTGGATTCCTGGACTCAGTGCGGGCACACCTGGACCGGATGGAGCGCAATGCCTACGCCAAAGACGTTCCAAAGGAAGGGCAAAACGAGTCCACGCAGGCAGTCCCCTAA
- a CDS encoding LD-carboxypeptidase: MKRPVRWLKPLPLRPRDTVHVVAPSGPFDRPTFEAGLALIAERYSPTHRPDLFASHRYLAGDDSRRAQELAHALQDSSARATFCARGGYGSARLLPHLPLANAAPSLFTGFSDLTSVHGALQALGRVSIHGPVLTQLGKQPPEVRDYFFRLLESPEAPPPLTGSATYVPGSVQGHLVGGNLSVFACLLGTPYLPPLDGAVLLLEDVTERPYRLDRMWTQLRLAGVFSRVRGIVLGDFTACEERDAPYSSADVLQDLAREEGLPCAAGFPIGHGTLNYPVALGTQVHLDADAARLTFLEGAVSP; the protein is encoded by the coding sequence ATGAAGCGCCCCGTGCGTTGGCTCAAGCCCCTCCCGCTCCGCCCCCGCGACACCGTCCACGTCGTCGCCCCCTCAGGCCCCTTCGACCGCCCCACTTTCGAAGCCGGCCTGGCCCTCATCGCCGAGCGCTACTCCCCCACCCACCGCCCCGACCTCTTCGCCTCCCACCGCTACCTCGCTGGTGACGACTCCCGCCGCGCCCAAGAGCTCGCCCACGCCCTCCAGGACTCCTCCGCCCGCGCCACGTTCTGCGCCCGCGGCGGCTACGGCAGCGCTCGGCTCCTCCCCCACCTCCCCCTCGCCAACGCCGCCCCCAGCCTCTTCACCGGCTTCTCGGACCTCACCTCCGTCCACGGCGCCCTCCAGGCCCTCGGCCGCGTCTCCATCCACGGCCCCGTCCTCACCCAGCTCGGCAAGCAGCCCCCCGAGGTCCGCGACTACTTCTTCCGCCTCCTCGAATCCCCTGAAGCCCCGCCCCCACTCACGGGCTCCGCCACCTACGTCCCCGGCTCCGTCCAGGGCCACCTCGTCGGCGGCAACCTCTCCGTCTTCGCGTGCCTCCTCGGCACCCCTTACCTGCCGCCCCTCGACGGCGCCGTCCTCCTCCTCGAGGACGTCACCGAGCGCCCCTACCGCCTCGACCGCATGTGGACCCAGCTGCGCCTCGCCGGCGTCTTCTCGCGCGTGCGCGGCATCGTCCTCGGCGACTTCACCGCCTGCGAAGAGCGCGACGCCCCCTACTCCAGCGCCGACGTCCTCCAGGACCTCGCCCGCGAGGAGGGCCTCCCCTGCGCCGCGGGCTTCCCCATCGGCCACGGCACCCTCAACTACCCCGTGGCCCTCGGCACCCAGGTCCACCTCGACGCGGACGCGGCCCGCCTCACCTTCCTCGAAGGAGCCGTGTCCCCATGA
- a CDS encoding very short patch repair endonuclease: MPTPKTFQRKGKTSPRRQSPKTITPTHVLAVDPRDSARLGGIRQSNTNIERQTQLILHSLGLRFRTKNRSLPGSPDLANHQERWAIFVHGCYWHSHQGCPRATIPKRNRDFWLAKFEANRARDARALRSLRRCGYRAVVVWECQLHSAPERVRKRLARLLLEQRIRVSDEVSTDLH, encoded by the coding sequence ATGCCTACGCCAAAGACGTTCCAAAGGAAGGGCAAAACGAGTCCACGCAGGCAGTCCCCTAAGACAATCACTCCCACACATGTTCTTGCGGTGGACCCAAGGGACTCAGCACGCCTAGGGGGAATTCGACAGAGCAACACAAACATTGAACGACAAACACAGTTAATCTTGCACTCACTGGGGCTGCGTTTCAGGACAAAGAATCGCAGTCTTCCTGGCTCACCAGACTTGGCTAATCACCAGGAGCGGTGGGCTATTTTCGTTCATGGATGTTATTGGCACTCGCATCAGGGCTGTCCACGAGCCACCATACCTAAACGCAATCGGGATTTCTGGTTGGCGAAATTTGAAGCCAATAGGGCCAGAGATGCCCGAGCACTTCGCTCCCTTAGACGATGCGGTTATCGCGCCGTGGTTGTATGGGAATGCCAGTTGCACAGTGCGCCAGAGCGCGTCCGAAAGCGACTTGCACGACTACTGCTCGAACAACGAATACGTGTATCAGACGAGGTCTCGACAGACCTCCACTGA
- a CDS encoding ISAs1 family transposase translates to MTRTKEMPSNEEMSLLLFARFAAVEDPRRHAHKVVFPLELLLLIVFGAALSDMPGWQGAADFARLKEAWLRTLCPWDGEGTPSADTLERVMGMLDVDLFAEGFSAWMRDVAARRALPVNGVQQVAVDGKSLQGARTPGAPSVPMHLVHTFLVEGRDSLLVGLAPAPGGASAEAAVAADLLSLLELTDTVVTGDANLLTGALADSIVAAGGEYVLSLKGNRGPSHGTVREALCIAGNKEVLNEERAESLCDSRTDGGEEAGHGREERRRGWAFDVKHFPRVWSYLPHARSVLALVRERTAVTPNGSKTSIEPHFFVSTLNPTKAEAMATFVRAHWEVENGLHQRLDVVLHEDATRIHNGPGAQNLAVVRRAALAVLKTDTTYKASLPRRVRQAGHDDAYRTHLLTLVIS, encoded by the coding sequence ATGACCCGGACGAAAGAGATGCCCTCGAATGAAGAGATGTCCCTGCTACTCTTTGCGCGCTTTGCCGCCGTGGAGGACCCGCGGAGGCATGCGCACAAAGTGGTCTTTCCGCTTGAGTTGCTACTGCTCATCGTCTTCGGAGCGGCGCTGAGTGACATGCCAGGCTGGCAGGGGGCTGCGGACTTCGCGCGACTGAAGGAAGCATGGTTGCGAACGCTGTGCCCTTGGGATGGGGAGGGGACGCCGTCCGCCGACACCCTGGAGCGCGTCATGGGGATGCTGGACGTGGACCTCTTCGCAGAGGGCTTCTCTGCCTGGATGCGGGATGTGGCGGCACGACGAGCGTTGCCCGTGAACGGGGTGCAGCAGGTGGCAGTAGACGGCAAGAGTCTGCAGGGCGCACGGACACCGGGCGCACCGAGCGTGCCCATGCACCTTGTTCACACGTTTCTGGTGGAGGGACGCGACAGCCTGCTGGTGGGGCTTGCGCCCGCACCAGGTGGCGCCTCGGCCGAGGCGGCGGTCGCCGCAGACCTGCTGAGCCTGCTGGAACTCACTGACACCGTGGTAACAGGGGATGCCAACCTCCTGACGGGCGCACTGGCCGACAGCATCGTGGCCGCAGGGGGAGAATATGTCCTGTCCCTTAAGGGCAACCGTGGGCCCTCGCACGGGACGGTGCGCGAGGCGCTGTGCATCGCTGGCAACAAAGAGGTGTTGAATGAAGAGCGCGCGGAGTCCTTGTGCGACTCGCGCACGGACGGAGGGGAGGAGGCTGGCCATGGGCGAGAAGAGCGGCGGCGTGGTTGGGCGTTTGACGTGAAGCACTTCCCCAGAGTGTGGAGCTACCTTCCACACGCAAGGAGTGTGTTGGCGCTCGTTCGAGAGCGTACTGCGGTCACCCCAAACGGCTCAAAGACAAGCATCGAGCCACATTTCTTCGTCAGCACCCTCAATCCCACCAAGGCCGAAGCCATGGCGACCTTCGTGCGTGCGCACTGGGAAGTGGAGAATGGGTTGCATCAGCGCCTGGACGTTGTGCTGCATGAGGATGCCACTCGTATCCACAATGGCCCCGGCGCACAGAACCTCGCGGTAGTACGCCGAGCTGCCCTTGCAGTGCTGAAGACTGACACCACATACAAGGCCAGCCTGCCCAGGCGCGTCCGTCAGGCAGGGCATGACGATGCCTACCGCACCCACCTTCTCACTCTCGTCATTTCATAG
- a CDS encoding serine hydrolase domain-containing protein has protein sequence MSTPPEKHPIAVLQTLLDEAVGIGVFPAAQAVVLHRGVQVFGGVAGNVSGDTRFDLASLTKVISTTALFLRLWTEGKVGPDTLVSRFFPHTPVGDAGVTVADLLYHRSGLPPFVPFFAQALTQHPELLDATCASATRARVRDEVIQAAANTPLTAPPRTRSAYSDVGFILLGEILSRAANAPLDTLFSRHIAEPLDLTARFHRLTDFPADSTPAPTGASRPREPAPGQDGLWSNVPTQPTRPGEVDDDNAWVMDGVAGHAGLFGTAVDVARFGQAILEGCSGKHSALAPGPLWHRALATDPLVEGSTRSMGFDSPSRVGSSAGRVIGDSPPGAVGHLGFTGTSLWVDLRRSLVVALVTNRVALGRQEVRIRDFRPVFHDFVVEALGLTATSQGTHG, from the coding sequence ATGAGCACTCCTCCCGAGAAACACCCCATCGCCGTCCTCCAGACGCTCCTCGATGAAGCCGTGGGCATCGGCGTCTTCCCCGCCGCCCAGGCCGTCGTCCTCCACCGCGGCGTCCAGGTCTTCGGCGGCGTCGCGGGCAACGTCTCCGGCGACACCCGCTTCGACCTCGCCTCGCTCACCAAGGTCATCAGCACCACGGCCCTGTTCCTGCGCCTGTGGACCGAAGGAAAGGTCGGACCCGATACCCTCGTGTCCCGCTTCTTCCCCCATACCCCCGTGGGCGACGCGGGCGTCACCGTCGCGGACCTGCTCTACCACCGCTCCGGCCTCCCCCCCTTCGTCCCCTTCTTCGCCCAGGCCCTCACCCAGCACCCCGAGCTGCTCGACGCCACCTGCGCCTCCGCCACCCGCGCCCGCGTCCGCGACGAGGTCATCCAGGCGGCGGCGAACACCCCGCTCACGGCTCCGCCTCGCACCCGCTCGGCCTACAGCGACGTGGGCTTCATCCTCCTCGGCGAAATCCTCTCCCGCGCCGCCAACGCCCCGCTCGACACGCTCTTCTCCCGCCACATCGCCGAGCCGCTCGACCTCACCGCCCGCTTCCACCGCCTCACCGACTTCCCCGCTGACTCCACCCCCGCCCCCACCGGCGCCTCGCGCCCCCGCGAGCCCGCGCCCGGACAGGACGGCCTGTGGAGCAACGTGCCCACCCAGCCCACGCGCCCGGGTGAAGTCGACGACGACAACGCCTGGGTGATGGACGGCGTCGCCGGACACGCGGGCCTCTTCGGCACCGCCGTGGACGTGGCCCGCTTCGGCCAGGCCATCCTCGAGGGCTGCTCCGGCAAACACTCCGCGCTCGCGCCCGGGCCCCTCTGGCACCGCGCGCTCGCCACCGACCCGCTCGTGGAGGGAAGCACCCGCTCCATGGGCTTCGATTCGCCCTCGCGTGTCGGCTCCAGCGCGGGCCGCGTCATCGGCGACTCACCTCCAGGCGCCGTCGGGCACCTGGGCTTCACCGGAACGAGCCTCTGGGTGGACCTGCGCCGCTCGCTGGTGGTGGCGCTCGTCACCAACCGCGTGGCCCTTGGACGCCAAGAGGTGCGCATCCGCGACTTCCGGCCCGTCTTCCATGACTTCGTCGTGGAGGCGCTCGGCCTCACCGCTACCTCGCAGGGAACACATGGCTGA
- a CDS encoding TlpA disulfide reductase family protein — protein MRLLLPVLLGALSLVGCSRSKMPPLTTDRPGGEGGGVPSDGAVARSEPLSFQVKRYPGGEPYALASDRGNVVLLDVWATWCEPCRDALPFYENLGREYASRGLKVYALNVDEDTRAIAPFLKEVKASLPILLDENAQVSERLLMVRGLPTTYLIDKRGVVRFAHLGFGEEWVTKLQTEIEALLAEPAP, from the coding sequence ATGCGCCTCCTGCTCCCGGTCCTCCTCGGTGCCCTGTCGCTTGTGGGGTGCTCCCGCTCCAAGATGCCGCCGCTCACGACGGACCGGCCGGGCGGAGAGGGAGGCGGTGTCCCGTCGGACGGCGCGGTGGCGCGCTCCGAGCCGCTGTCCTTCCAGGTGAAGCGCTACCCGGGCGGCGAGCCGTATGCCCTGGCGAGCGACCGGGGCAACGTGGTGCTGCTCGACGTGTGGGCCACGTGGTGCGAGCCCTGCCGGGACGCGCTGCCCTTCTACGAGAACCTGGGGCGCGAGTACGCGAGCCGAGGGCTCAAGGTCTACGCGCTCAACGTGGACGAGGACACGCGCGCCATCGCCCCGTTTTTGAAGGAGGTGAAGGCGTCGCTCCCCATCCTCCTCGACGAGAACGCCCAGGTGTCCGAGCGGCTGCTCATGGTGCGCGGGCTGCCCACGACGTATCTCATCGACAAGCGCGGCGTGGTGCGCTTCGCCCACCTGGGCTTCGGCGAGGAATGGGTCACCAAGCTCCAGACGGAAATCGAAGCGCTGCTGGCCGAGCCGGCGCCGTAG
- a CDS encoding methylated-DNA--[protein]-cysteine S-methyltransferase: protein MQSNVIYRHIESPVGALLIAGNDAGLRLIEFHTPRHPMRRTEDWHEGDHPVLRDTQKQLDEYFAGKRRGFELPLAPQGTQFQRQVWLELANIPFGGTISYAELAQRVDRPTATRAVGAANGRNPIPIVLPCHRVIGANGSLTGFGGGLPTKQFLLQLEGAMPRQEVLVLR, encoded by the coding sequence ATGCAAAGCAACGTGATCTATCGCCACATCGAAAGCCCGGTCGGGGCGTTGCTGATTGCCGGAAATGACGCGGGCCTGCGGCTGATCGAGTTCCATACACCGCGCCACCCGATGCGTCGTACCGAGGATTGGCATGAAGGTGACCACCCGGTGCTGCGGGACACTCAGAAGCAACTGGACGAATACTTCGCGGGCAAACGCCGGGGGTTCGAGCTGCCTCTGGCGCCGCAGGGGACGCAGTTCCAGCGCCAGGTGTGGTTGGAACTCGCCAACATTCCATTTGGCGGCACGATCAGTTACGCCGAACTCGCGCAGCGCGTGGACAGACCCACGGCGACGCGCGCAGTGGGCGCGGCGAATGGGCGCAATCCGATTCCCATCGTGCTGCCTTGTCATCGCGTGATCGGCGCAAACGGCAGCCTCACCGGTTTCGGCGGAGGCTTGCCGACCAAGCAGTTCCTACT
- a CDS encoding RsmB/NOP family class I SAM-dependent RNA methyltransferase has protein sequence MTSQALSLVLSGTPAERVVDRTLRAHRSLSSPQRQALKEALFNVGLWRRRLSFLLDQPDAHSPLLLFAFLHGLAHIPAPEAASLAGVTHDPLPSLNPTPPPSLALRYSLPDWLADHLSRELGPDADPFCAHLNVPGPITLRANPLRTSRDALASRLLSEGVSTHPGSWSPLALHIDGPRPNLYALPSLQEGLFEVQDEGSQLLGLLLDAQPGETVLDLCAGAGGKTLLLGAQMRNSGRLLAHDPNPERLDRLLQRSSRSGLTRVQLLRTPPSPGLDADRVLVDAPCSELGPLRRGPDLRFHSSPDSLSHFPPIQRAILQRAADLVRPGGRLVYATCTVNHAENQDVVADFLASRPDYRLIRPGAGWLPDSCLLGDFLFVTPHRHGTDAFFAAVLERSAG, from the coding sequence ATCACCTCCCAGGCCCTCTCCCTCGTCCTCTCGGGAACCCCCGCCGAGCGTGTCGTGGATCGCACCCTCCGTGCGCACCGCTCCCTCTCCAGCCCCCAGCGCCAGGCCCTCAAGGAGGCCCTCTTCAACGTCGGCCTCTGGCGCCGCCGCCTCTCCTTCCTCCTCGACCAGCCCGACGCCCATTCCCCCCTCCTCCTCTTCGCCTTCCTCCACGGCCTCGCCCACATCCCCGCCCCTGAAGCCGCCTCCCTCGCCGGTGTAACTCACGACCCTCTCCCCTCCCTCAACCCCACCCCTCCCCCCTCCCTCGCCCTCCGGTACTCCCTCCCGGACTGGCTCGCCGACCACCTCTCCCGCGAACTCGGCCCAGACGCCGACCCCTTCTGCGCCCACCTCAACGTCCCGGGCCCCATCACCCTCCGCGCCAACCCCCTCCGCACCTCCCGCGACGCCCTCGCCTCCCGCCTCCTCTCCGAAGGCGTCTCCACCCACCCCGGCTCCTGGAGCCCCCTCGCCCTCCACATCGACGGCCCTCGCCCCAACCTCTACGCCCTCCCCTCCCTCCAAGAGGGCCTCTTCGAGGTCCAGGACGAGGGCAGCCAGCTCCTCGGCCTCCTCCTCGACGCCCAACCCGGGGAAACCGTCCTCGACCTCTGCGCCGGCGCCGGCGGGAAGACCCTCCTCCTCGGCGCCCAGATGCGGAACTCCGGCCGGCTCCTCGCCCATGACCCCAACCCGGAACGCCTCGACCGCCTCCTCCAGCGCTCCTCCCGCTCCGGCCTCACCCGCGTCCAACTCCTCCGGACCCCTCCCTCCCCAGGCCTCGACGCCGACCGCGTCCTCGTCGACGCCCCTTGCTCCGAGCTCGGCCCTCTCCGCCGTGGCCCCGACCTCCGCTTCCACTCCTCCCCCGACTCCCTCTCCCACTTCCCCCCCATCCAACGCGCCATCCTCCAGCGCGCCGCCGACCTCGTCCGCCCAGGCGGCCGGCTCGTCTACGCCACCTGCACCGTGAACCACGCCGAGAACCAGGACGTCGTCGCCGACTTCCTCGCCTCCCGCCCCGACTACCGCCTCATCCGCCCGGGCGCAGGCTGGCTCCCCGACTCCTGCCTCCTCGGCGACTTCCTCTTCGTCACACCCCATCGCCACGGCACCGATGCGTTCTTCGCCGCCGTCCTGGAGCGCTCGGCGGGCTAG
- a CDS encoding inositol monophosphatase family protein, with the protein MVAKALETPAALRRTAEEGARLAGRILADRFLGERIIELKGGIDLVTDADRASEEALLAFIRERHPTHAILAEESGATAGTDGLRWLVDPLDGTTNYAHRVPHFCVSVAVEGPDGVLAGAVYDPMLDELFSAARGEGATLNGRTLRASNVAALNQALLCTGFPYDVRERPEGPVGLFTRFVLRAQGMRRTGSAAMDLAYVATGRFDGFFEFGLKPWDIAAGSLLVEEAGGVIRHVTGAPFNVMRGDVIASAPALAPVLLSEAKAFIDEMGWTPRA; encoded by the coding sequence ATGGTTGCCAAGGCCCTCGAGACTCCCGCCGCCCTGCGCCGCACCGCGGAAGAGGGGGCACGACTGGCCGGGCGCATCCTCGCCGACCGCTTCCTGGGCGAGCGCATCATCGAGCTCAAGGGCGGCATCGACCTGGTGACGGACGCGGACCGGGCCTCGGAGGAGGCCCTGCTGGCCTTCATCCGCGAGCGCCACCCCACCCACGCCATCCTCGCCGAGGAGAGCGGCGCCACCGCGGGCACGGATGGGCTGCGATGGCTGGTCGACCCGCTCGATGGGACCACGAACTACGCGCACCGAGTGCCCCACTTCTGCGTCAGCGTCGCGGTGGAGGGGCCTGACGGAGTCCTCGCGGGCGCCGTGTATGACCCGATGCTCGACGAGCTCTTCTCCGCCGCGAGGGGAGAAGGCGCCACGCTCAACGGGCGGACACTGCGCGCCAGCAACGTCGCCGCGCTGAACCAGGCGCTCCTGTGCACGGGCTTCCCCTACGACGTGCGCGAGCGGCCTGAAGGGCCCGTGGGCCTCTTCACCCGCTTCGTCCTGCGAGCCCAGGGCATGCGCCGCACGGGCAGCGCCGCCATGGACCTGGCCTACGTGGCCACGGGCCGGTTCGATGGGTTCTTCGAATTCGGCCTCAAGCCGTGGGACATCGCCGCGGGCTCGCTGCTGGTGGAGGAGGCCGGAGGTGTCATCCGCCACGTCACGGGCGCGCCCTTCAACGTCATGCGAGGAGACGTCATCGCCTCCGCGCCCGCGCTCGCCCCCGTGCTGCTCTCCGAGGCCAAGGCCTTCATCGACGAGATGGGCTGGACGCCGCGCGCGTGA